A region of the bacterium genome:
GGGGCGGTCGCAACTGTTCCGCTGTCGCCAGAGAACAGGCCGCAAGTATCATCAGAAGTGTAAGTGTCTTTCGCATGTCGTGTCCTCAGGTTATCCTATTCAACGTGTGGCAAATGAAAACCGCGCGTCCACAAGGAACGTGCGGTCCCGACTCAATTTTGCAAACCCATCCATGAATTGACTCATTAAACAATATAATATGTTAGAATGCGTGCGTCAATAGAATCAGGCGATACAAATAAACTCTCGGCAGGTCGCCTATTATCGGGTTAGTTTCTATTGCCATAGAAAACAAAGCGGCTCGACGCTTAGAGCATCGAGCCGCTGAACAGACGAGGAACGAGTGGCGTTACTTCAGCAACAGCATCTTCTGCGTAGAGCTGAAGGAACCGCTGCGCAACACGTAGAAGTAGATACCCGTCGGCAGACCGGCGGCGTCAAACTGCACAGTGTGCGAACCAGCTTCCACGCGGCCATTCACGAGCGTCGCAACGGTTGCGCCGAGGGCATTGGAAATGCTCAAGGTCACCTGCGCGGCTTCGGGCACGTCAAACTGAATGCTCGTGCTCGGGTTGAACGGATTCGGATAGTTCTGATGGAGCGCGTATTCCGTGATGAGCGCGCTGTTGTTCAGACCCGCTTCGACCGTGCGCGTACCGTGACTGCGGCGGATCCCGTTGAGGTCTTCGGTGAACAGCTCGTAGCTGTAGGTGACTCCGGCAATCACGTCGCGATCGGTCCACGAATAGTTCGTGCGCGTCTCGCTGACTCCGGCACCGGCAATCTCAGCAACCTGCGAACCGTTGCGGAAGATTTCGAAGTGGTCGTTGCCGTTTTCAGTGGCGGTTGCCCACGCGAGCTGAATCGCGCCGTTGGTCGCACCGGCCGTGAAGCTCAACATCTCGACGGCGAGCTGACGCTCGAAGAAGACGCAGAAACAACCGTCTTCTTCGGCTTCAAAGATGGCGTGCCAGTAGCCGCCCGGAGCCTGACATTCGAGGCCCGTGGAGTCATAGCTTGCCACCCATGTCAAACCGGCGGGCATCAAAGCGCCCGGGCAATGATCCAGGACGAAGACCGGCTGTCCGTCCAGCGGGCAGCACCAGTAGACTTCGATGGGCGTGCCGCAATACTCGAGACAGAACGTGGAACCGATTTCC
Encoded here:
- a CDS encoding T9SS type A sorting domain-containing protein — its product is MKKLLTLFCGIFLLAAVAGAQPGDCTIDPGEYRTQTQGGWGNNCNGGNPGCIRDAWFPSVFPAGLTIGGGFTIHFTSANAVRTFLPAGSTPGVLTQNYTDPSSTSAGVFAGQVTALSISVGFGLAGVPGFGDFSWLEVGAGPFTGYTVAEILTMANAVLGGNLGALPPGKSVSDLNEVVDNINQNFVDGTTNQGVLVIPPDCEVTQPCPPMPPTWVEIGSTFCLEYCGTPIEVYWCCPLDGQPVFVLDHCPGALMPAGLTWVASYDSTGLECQAPGGYWHAIFEAEEDGCFCVFFERQLAVEMLSFTAGATNGAIQLAWATATENGNDHFEIFRNGSQVAEIAGAGVSETRTNYSWTDRDVIAGVTYSYELFTEDLNGIRRSHGTRTVEAGLNNSALITEYALHQNYPNPFNPSTSIQFDVPEAAQVTLSISNALGATVATLVNGRVEAGSHTVQFDAAGLPTGIYFYVLRSGSFSSTQKMLLLK